A genomic region of Ensifer adhaerens contains the following coding sequences:
- a CDS encoding L,D-transpeptidase family protein: protein MVSRFALTASVVALLLSPATGFAGSRGPLQIIVSKDQQSLVVYDGDAVIATSPVSTGKAGHATPTGIFSILEKRRHHKSNIYSNAPMPFMQRLTWSGIALHGSNHVPDYPASHGCVRLPSAFAASLYKMTERGVHVLISDRQITPTEVKSALLFRPAPIDLQPPLSDVPLRPAISQAGDAPVEVAMTEPTGGAAATTNSMAEPIRILITRSDTRDTMREIQMSLELLGYAPGTIDGHAGPATIAALRAFQTSEGLESDGKLTPVLTDKLLRKAGRTPPQNGKILVRQGFKPLFEAGLTIDKPEEALGTHFLQFRHNEEQGAEGKWFGVSLENHLPNSMKKRLGISMEADPFAYNGIQRTLARMTISNDVRERVEELLAEGSSLSIADTESGLETGQGTDFITVTRSRPGD from the coding sequence ATGGTATCGCGTTTCGCTCTCACCGCCAGCGTCGTTGCTCTGCTTTTGTCACCGGCCACCGGGTTTGCAGGCAGTCGCGGGCCGCTACAGATCATCGTCTCGAAAGACCAGCAATCGCTCGTCGTCTATGACGGCGACGCCGTGATTGCGACATCACCCGTGTCGACCGGGAAGGCCGGCCACGCGACCCCGACCGGTATCTTCTCGATCCTGGAGAAGCGGCGTCACCATAAATCGAACATCTATTCGAATGCGCCGATGCCCTTCATGCAGCGTCTCACCTGGTCGGGTATCGCGCTGCACGGCTCCAACCACGTACCCGATTACCCCGCATCGCACGGCTGCGTGCGTCTGCCGAGCGCCTTTGCCGCCTCTCTCTACAAGATGACCGAGCGCGGCGTGCATGTGTTGATCTCGGATCGGCAGATCACGCCCACGGAGGTCAAAAGCGCGCTCCTCTTTCGACCGGCCCCGATCGATCTCCAGCCGCCGCTCTCCGATGTGCCGCTCAGACCGGCGATCAGCCAGGCCGGCGATGCGCCGGTCGAAGTTGCCATGACCGAGCCGACGGGCGGAGCGGCCGCGACTACCAACTCCATGGCGGAACCGATCCGTATCCTCATCACGCGCAGCGACACGCGGGATACGATGCGCGAGATCCAGATGTCGCTGGAGCTCCTCGGATACGCGCCGGGCACGATCGACGGCCATGCAGGTCCGGCAACGATCGCAGCGCTCCGCGCCTTCCAGACGAGCGAAGGTCTCGAGAGCGACGGCAAGCTGACGCCAGTGTTGACCGACAAGCTCCTGCGCAAGGCTGGCCGCACGCCCCCACAGAACGGCAAGATCCTCGTGCGGCAAGGGTTCAAGCCGCTCTTCGAGGCAGGCCTTACGATCGACAAGCCGGAAGAGGCTCTCGGGACGCATTTCCTGCAGTTTCGCCACAACGAAGAACAGGGCGCCGAAGGCAAGTGGTTCGGCGTTTCGCTTGAAAACCACCTGCCCAACTCGATGAAGAAGCGCCTCGGCATTTCCATGGAGGCCGATCCGTTCGCCTATAACGGCATACAGCGCACGCTCGCGCGGATGACGATATCCAACGATGTTCGCGAGCGGGTGGAAGAACTGCTGGCCGAAGGATCGTCGCTTTCGATCGCCGACACGGAAAGCGGGCTGGAAACTGGACAGGGCACCGATTTCATCACCGTCACGCGATCGCGCCCCGGCGACTGA
- a CDS encoding DNA polymerase IV has translation MPDSAAQSPGFCRDCLKEQAASVRRCAACGSPRLLRHSELYDLTLAHIDCDAFYASIEKRDDPELADKPVIIGGGKRGVVSTACYIARIHGVRSAMPMFKALEACPQAVVIKPNMEKYARVGREVRTLMQELTPLVQPLSIDEAFLELKGTERLHHDPPARTLARFARRVEQEIGITVSVGLSYCKFLAKVASDLQKPRGFSVIGQAEALAFLKEKPVTMIWGVGKAFAATLERDGVRTIGQLQTMEEADLMRRYGTMGQRLFRLSRGLDERAVEIDGEAKSVSAETTFNDDIARYDDLVVHLRRLSEQVAHRLRKSELAGQTVVLKLKTADFKIRTRNRRLDSPTRLADRIFRTGLQLLEKEADGTKYRLIGIGVSDLSAPDLADPPDLVDPAATRRAAAEDAMNRLRDKFGKATVETGYTFGNRKRDPST, from the coding sequence ATGCCCGACAGCGCTGCTCAATCTCCAGGCTTCTGCCGCGACTGCCTCAAGGAACAGGCTGCGAGCGTACGGCGCTGCGCGGCCTGCGGCAGCCCGCGCCTGCTGCGCCACAGCGAACTCTACGATCTGACCTTGGCGCATATCGATTGTGACGCCTTCTATGCTTCGATCGAGAAACGCGACGATCCGGAACTGGCCGACAAGCCGGTGATCATTGGCGGTGGCAAGCGCGGCGTGGTGTCCACCGCCTGCTACATTGCTCGCATCCACGGCGTACGCTCGGCAATGCCGATGTTCAAGGCGCTGGAGGCTTGCCCGCAGGCCGTGGTCATCAAGCCGAACATGGAGAAATATGCGCGCGTCGGCCGCGAGGTGCGGACGCTCATGCAGGAGTTGACGCCGCTGGTCCAGCCGCTGTCGATTGACGAGGCCTTTCTTGAGCTCAAGGGCACCGAGCGCCTGCATCACGATCCGCCGGCACGCACGCTCGCGCGCTTCGCTCGACGCGTCGAGCAGGAGATCGGCATCACCGTGTCCGTTGGCCTCTCCTATTGCAAGTTCCTCGCCAAGGTCGCCTCCGACCTGCAGAAACCGCGCGGCTTTTCCGTCATCGGTCAGGCCGAGGCGCTGGCGTTTCTGAAGGAGAAACCGGTCACCATGATCTGGGGCGTCGGCAAAGCCTTTGCCGCCACGCTGGAGCGCGACGGCGTGCGCACGATCGGGCAATTGCAGACCATGGAGGAAGCCGACCTCATGCGCCGCTACGGCACCATGGGGCAGCGGCTCTTTCGCCTGTCGCGCGGGCTCGACGAGCGGGCGGTGGAAATCGACGGGGAAGCCAAGAGCGTTTCAGCAGAGACGACCTTCAACGACGACATCGCGCGCTATGACGACCTTGTCGTGCATCTCAGGCGTCTCAGCGAGCAGGTGGCTCATCGGCTGCGAAAGTCGGAGCTTGCCGGCCAGACCGTCGTCTTGAAACTGAAGACGGCCGACTTCAAGATCCGCACCCGCAACCGGCGCCTGGACAGCCCCACCCGGCTCGCCGACCGCATTTTCCGCACGGGACTGCAGCTCCTGGAGAAAGAGGCTGACGGCACGAAGTATCGGCTGATCGGCATCGGCGTCAGCGATCTCTCGGCCCCGGACCTTGCAGACCCGCCCGATCTCGTCGATCCGGCTGCGACCCGCCGGGCAGCGGCCGAAGACGCCATGAACAGGCTGCGCGACAAGTTCGGAAAGGCCACAGTCGAGACCGGCTATACCTTCGGCAACCGGAAACGTGACCCCTCGACGTAG
- a CDS encoding DUF3572 domain-containing protein encodes MKSADEIAIDILAWLAGEPELLSRFLALTGTDPTALRNAIAEPGFMGGLIAFLMDHEPTLMAFCQATGTAPEDVVRAHAALSGHAGFED; translated from the coding sequence TTGAAGAGCGCTGACGAAATCGCCATCGACATCCTTGCCTGGCTCGCCGGCGAGCCGGAGCTTCTGTCTCGTTTCCTGGCGCTGACAGGCACCGACCCTACCGCCTTGCGCAATGCCATCGCCGAGCCCGGCTTCATGGGTGGCCTCATCGCTTTTCTCATGGACCACGAGCCGACGCTGATGGCATTCTGCCAGGCGACCGGCACGGCGCCGGAGGATGTCGTGCGCGCCCATGCGGCGCTGTCGGGCCATGCGGGTTTTGAGGATTGA
- a CDS encoding response regulator, translating into MPKQVMIVEDNELNMKLFRDLIEASGYATIQTRNGMEALELARKHRPDLILMDIQLPEVSGLEVTKWLKEDDELHVIPVIAVTAFAMKGDEERIRQGGCEAYVSKPISVPKFIETIKTYLGDA; encoded by the coding sequence ATGCCCAAACAGGTAATGATTGTTGAGGACAACGAGCTGAACATGAAGCTGTTCCGCGACCTGATTGAGGCTTCCGGCTATGCGACGATCCAGACGCGCAACGGCATGGAGGCGCTTGAGCTCGCGCGCAAGCATCGACCGGATCTCATCCTGATGGATATTCAGCTACCGGAAGTATCCGGCCTGGAAGTGACGAAATGGCTGAAGGAAGACGATGAATTGCACGTCATCCCGGTCATCGCCGTCACGGCATTTGCAATGAAGGGAGATGAGGAGCGGATCCGCCAGGGCGGATGCGAAGCCTATGTTTCCAAACCGATTTCCGTACCGAAGTTCATTGAAACGATCAAAACCTACCTGGGCGATGCCTGA
- a CDS encoding PleD family two-component system response regulator yields the protein MTARILVVDDVPANVKLLEARLLAEYFDVLTANDGYAALALCEKTPIDLVLLDIMMPGLDGFEVCERLKANPRTAHIPVVMVTALDQPSDRVRGLKAGADDFLTKPVNDLQLMSRVKSLVRLKNVSDELRLRAQTAQTIGLEDVGRADRPDEPGNVLLVDGRGSSQERLQRALKPIADVSVISDPQAALFEAAENNFDLVIVNANFDDYDPLRLCSQLRSLERTRFIPILLIAEQGSDEMVVRALDLGVTDYLMRPVDPNELIARSMTQIRRKHCNDRLRASVQQTIELAVTDGLTGLHNRRYFDTHLKLLMDRATARGRPLSICMTDIDRFKQVNDTYGHDAGDEVLREFANRIRTTVRGADLACRFGGEEFVVVMPDTSAEMAAGVAERLRIIIESLPFPVPQADGVLKVTASMGIATLRPDADSAEALLKRADTALYQAKHEGRNRVVAAAA from the coding sequence ATGACTGCGCGTATTCTTGTCGTTGATGATGTTCCTGCAAATGTGAAGTTGCTCGAAGCCCGGCTGCTCGCCGAGTATTTCGATGTGCTGACAGCCAATGACGGGTACGCGGCGTTGGCGCTTTGCGAGAAGACGCCCATCGATCTCGTTCTTCTCGACATCATGATGCCGGGTCTCGATGGCTTCGAGGTCTGCGAACGGCTGAAGGCGAATCCGCGCACGGCGCATATTCCTGTCGTCATGGTGACGGCGCTCGACCAGCCGTCGGATCGCGTGCGCGGGCTGAAGGCGGGCGCCGACGACTTTCTGACCAAGCCTGTCAACGATCTGCAACTGATGTCGCGTGTGAAGAGCCTGGTTCGGCTGAAGAATGTCAGCGATGAATTGCGCTTGCGTGCCCAGACGGCACAGACCATCGGCCTAGAAGATGTCGGCCGTGCGGACCGTCCGGACGAGCCGGGCAATGTCCTGTTGGTCGACGGCCGTGGCTCGTCGCAGGAACGGCTGCAGCGTGCGCTCAAGCCGATCGCCGATGTCTCTGTGATTTCCGATCCGCAGGCAGCGCTCTTCGAAGCCGCTGAAAACAACTTCGACCTGGTCATCGTCAATGCAAATTTCGACGACTACGATCCGCTGCGGCTGTGCTCGCAGCTGCGCTCGCTGGAGCGGACACGCTTTATCCCGATCCTGCTGATTGCGGAGCAGGGCAGCGACGAGATGGTGGTGCGCGCGCTTGATCTCGGCGTGACCGACTATCTGATGCGTCCGGTCGATCCCAACGAGCTGATAGCCCGCTCGATGACCCAGATCCGCCGCAAGCATTGCAATGACAGGCTGCGCGCGAGTGTGCAGCAGACCATCGAGCTTGCCGTCACCGATGGCCTGACCGGCCTCCACAACCGTCGCTATTTCGACACCCATCTAAAACTGCTGATGGACCGGGCCACGGCGCGCGGCCGGCCGCTGTCCATCTGCATGACGGATATCGATCGCTTCAAACAGGTCAACGATACCTACGGCCATGATGCCGGCGACGAAGTGCTGCGTGAGTTCGCCAACCGCATTCGCACGACGGTGCGCGGGGCCGACCTTGCCTGCCGCTTCGGCGGCGAGGAATTCGTCGTCGTGATGCCGGACACGTCGGCCGAAATGGCAGCGGGCGTCGCCGAGCGTTTGCGCATCATAATCGAAAGCCTGCCGTTCCCTGTCCCGCAGGCCGATGGCGTCCTGAAGGTCACGGCGTCGATGGGAATAGCAACGTTGAGGCCGGATGCCGATAGCGCCGAGGCCCTGTTGAAGCGCGCGGATACGGCGCTCTATCAAGCCAAGCATGAAGGCCGCAACCGTGTGGTGGCCGCTGCCGCCTGA
- the rpmG gene encoding 50S ribosomal protein L33, which produces MAKATTIKIKLLSTADTGFFYVTTKNSRTMTEKMTKTKYDPVVKKHVEFKETKIK; this is translated from the coding sequence ATGGCAAAAGCCACCACCATCAAGATCAAGCTGCTTTCGACAGCCGACACGGGTTTCTTCTACGTCACGACCAAGAACAGCCGTACGATGACGGAAAAGATGACCAAGACCAAGTACGACCCGGTCGTCAAGAAGCACGTCGAATTCAAGGAAACCAAGATCAAGTAA
- a CDS encoding MFS transporter — MSQPSPGTAAPVEEIHWRSLIAAVAAISAVGIAIGLGLPLLSIIMEKRGISSTLIGLNSAMAGLASMAAAPLTTKFAHRHGVAPTMLWAVLVAAISSFGFYYITNFWLWFPLRVVFHGAITVLFILSEFWINATAPPSKRGFVLGIYGTVLSLGFATGPLLFSILGSEGILPFVVGAGVILLAAVPIFLARDESPVIDEKPERHFLRYVYLVPTATAAVFIFGAVESGGLSLFPVFGTRSGFTESQAALLLTVMGIGNFIFQIPLGMLSDRVKDRRALLSAMTVVGLIGALCLPMLAESWFLMAVVLLFWGGCVSGLYTVGLSHLGSRLQGADLAAANAAFVFSYAVGTVAGPQVIGAAMDVTGNNGFAWAIAGFFGLYVALSVVRIVLNPKRS, encoded by the coding sequence ATGTCACAGCCGTCGCCCGGTACAGCCGCACCGGTTGAGGAAATTCACTGGCGGTCGCTGATCGCCGCCGTTGCCGCGATCAGCGCGGTTGGCATCGCCATCGGCCTCGGCCTGCCGCTGCTCTCCATCATCATGGAGAAGCGTGGGATATCCTCGACGCTCATCGGGCTCAATTCGGCAATGGCCGGCCTCGCCTCGATGGCTGCCGCGCCGCTCACGACCAAATTCGCCCATCGCCACGGGGTCGCACCGACGATGCTATGGGCCGTTCTGGTCGCCGCCATCAGCTCCTTCGGCTTCTATTACATTACCAACTTCTGGCTCTGGTTTCCGCTGCGCGTGGTCTTCCATGGCGCGATCACCGTGCTCTTCATCCTCTCGGAGTTCTGGATCAACGCCACCGCACCACCGAGCAAGCGCGGGTTCGTGCTTGGCATCTACGGCACGGTGCTCTCGCTCGGCTTCGCGACGGGCCCCCTGCTCTTCTCCATCCTCGGCAGCGAGGGCATCCTGCCCTTCGTCGTTGGCGCAGGCGTGATCCTGCTTGCGGCCGTGCCGATCTTCCTCGCGCGCGACGAGAGCCCTGTCATCGACGAGAAGCCCGAGCGGCACTTCCTGCGCTACGTCTACCTCGTGCCGACAGCAACGGCCGCCGTCTTCATCTTCGGCGCCGTCGAATCGGGCGGTCTTTCACTGTTTCCCGTGTTTGGTACCCGGTCCGGCTTTACCGAATCACAGGCCGCGCTGTTGCTGACAGTGATGGGAATCGGCAACTTCATCTTCCAGATTCCGCTCGGCATGCTGTCCGACCGGGTGAAGGATCGGCGCGCGCTGCTTTCAGCGATGACGGTGGTCGGCCTGATCGGCGCGCTCTGCCTGCCGATGCTTGCCGAAAGCTGGTTCCTGATGGCGGTCGTACTCCTCTTCTGGGGCGGTTGCGTTTCCGGACTCTACACCGTGGGCCTCAGCCACCTGGGCTCCCGCCTGCAGGGCGCGGATCTTGCGGCCGCCAACGCTGCCTTCGTGTTCTCCTACGCAGTTGGTACGGTCGCCGGGCCGCAGGTCATCGGGGCTGCGATGGACGTCACCGGCAACAACGGATTCGCTTGGGCAATCGCCGGCTTTTTCGGGCTCTATGTCGCGCTTTCGGTGGTCAGGATCGTTTTGAATCCAAAACGGTCTTGA
- a CDS encoding NUDIX hydrolase, translated as MTSARSPGGEVERQRSAAVRPRDAASVMLLDRQGARVRVLMGKRHSAHVFMPDLYVFPGGRRDAGDHRIGFGSDLHPSVLHALKAVGTRELTDARARALALAGLRELYEEAGIAVGQPAPSATASVPFLPDLEKLRYMARAITPPGHARRFDTRFFALFADEAKIDPTRFLDSRELQDLQWIDVNDSPSLRIPDITAIILADLRSSLDTDPSLSCERAVPLYAARRGRLVRTLL; from the coding sequence ATGACGTCCGCGCGGAGCCCGGGCGGCGAGGTCGAGCGCCAGCGTTCCGCGGCCGTCAGACCACGCGACGCGGCTTCCGTCATGCTGCTTGACCGCCAGGGGGCACGCGTGCGGGTCTTGATGGGCAAACGGCACAGCGCCCATGTCTTCATGCCGGATCTCTATGTTTTCCCCGGCGGGCGGCGCGATGCCGGCGATCACCGGATCGGCTTTGGCTCCGACTTGCATCCATCCGTCCTGCACGCGTTGAAAGCGGTCGGCACGCGAGAACTCACGGACGCGCGCGCTCGTGCGCTCGCCCTTGCCGGACTGCGCGAGCTTTACGAAGAGGCCGGCATCGCCGTCGGCCAACCGGCGCCGTCTGCCACCGCATCGGTCCCGTTCCTTCCCGACCTGGAAAAGTTGCGCTATATGGCTCGGGCCATCACCCCTCCGGGCCACGCGAGGCGGTTCGATACACGCTTCTTCGCTTTGTTTGCGGACGAGGCTAAAATCGATCCGACGCGCTTCCTGGACAGTCGGGAGCTTCAGGATTTGCAGTGGATCGATGTGAACGATTCTCCGTCCCTAAGGATACCTGACATCACCGCCATCATTCTCGCGGACCTCAGAAGCAGTCTCGACACCGATCCGTCGCTCTCCTGTGAGCGAGCGGTGCCACTTTATGCCGCGCGCCGTGGGCGCCTCGTCCGCACGTTGCTCTAA
- a CDS encoding DUF983 domain-containing protein, with product MKAAASETLHLGGSESDERSVGLSMKRGFLGRCPACGSGKLFRSYVKSVDACAACGERMDHHRADDFPPYIVVTIVGHLVLAGYMMTDLVLPLNSWQHLAIWAPITVISSLALLQPVKGAVIGLQWALKMHGFGGHEDAPEDVLPPRDDRA from the coding sequence ATGAAAGCAGCAGCAAGCGAAACACTTCATCTGGGCGGCAGCGAAAGCGACGAACGCTCCGTTGGCCTTTCGATGAAGCGTGGCTTTCTTGGCCGCTGCCCGGCCTGTGGTAGCGGCAAGCTGTTTCGCAGCTACGTCAAGTCGGTCGATGCCTGCGCCGCCTGCGGCGAGCGCATGGACCATCACCGCGCCGATGATTTCCCGCCCTATATCGTCGTGACGATCGTCGGTCACCTCGTGCTTGCCGGCTACATGATGACCGATCTCGTCCTGCCGCTGAACAGCTGGCAGCATCTGGCGATCTGGGCGCCGATCACCGTCATCAGTTCTCTGGCGCTGCTGCAGCCGGTCAAGGGCGCCGTCATCGGCCTGCAATGGGCGCTGAAGATGCATGGCTTCGGCGGTCACGAAGACGCGCCGGAAGACGTCCTGCCGCCGCGAGACGACAGGGCATGA
- the rnr gene encoding ribonuclease R produces the protein MTRIPRDPTERPGKRNMGKKPDRAAKAGPAPEKENIIHGAVPPRDVLMRFIAENPERASKREIAKAFGLKGETRVELKALLKSLEVDGLVEKKRKSLVRPGALPPVTVLDITIRDVDGELIGRPAEWLDDDGVAPAVLIKQSAVAKGKGKAPVGGLGDRVLAKIFPAKERGGPAYTARIIKVLDKRKDAVLGVFRSTPGGGGRLMPIEKRGEEILVDPEFTGNAQDGDLVEVQLSRHGRYGLPRAQVQNVIGSVASEKAISMIAIHAHGIPHVFPDRVIEEANAAGPATMAHREDWRTLPLITIDPADAKDHDDAVHAEPDPSEDNPGGVIVTVAIADVSYYVRPKSALDLEALKRGNSVYFPDRVVPMLPERISNDLCSLKEGVDRPALAVRMRFSKEGRKAGHTFHRIMMKSAAKLSYQQAQAAIDGNPDEKTGTILDTILKPLWEAYRILTRGRDRRQPLELNMPERKIILKSDGTVDRVFIPERLDAHKLIEEMMIQANVAAAETLEQKRQVLIYRVHDQPSLAKQESLREFLATLDISLVKGGNMRSNHFNGILAKAEGKPFETMVNEMVLRSQSQAIYSPENIGHFGLNLLKYAHFTSPIRRYADLIVHRALVASLGLGEGGLTPQEESVLDDIAAEISTFERRAMAAERDTVDRLIAHHLNGRVGEEFEGRVSGVTKAGLFVTLPAYGADGFVPISTLGRDYFIYDEAHQALSGEKTGLGYRLGDPVRVKLVEAVPLAGALRFEMQSEGRKMPTATRSFHKSGRRDRTGASKKPGTRPPRGRR, from the coding sequence TTGACCAGAATACCGCGCGACCCGACCGAACGGCCCGGCAAGAGAAACATGGGCAAAAAGCCTGATCGCGCGGCCAAGGCTGGGCCGGCCCCCGAAAAGGAAAACATCATTCACGGCGCGGTTCCGCCGCGCGACGTGCTGATGCGCTTCATTGCCGAAAACCCGGAGCGCGCCTCGAAGCGTGAGATCGCCAAGGCTTTCGGCCTCAAGGGCGAGACCCGGGTCGAGCTCAAGGCACTGCTCAAGTCGCTCGAAGTCGATGGACTCGTCGAAAAAAAGCGCAAGTCGCTGGTGCGCCCGGGGGCGCTGCCCCCGGTGACGGTGCTCGACATCACCATCCGCGATGTCGATGGCGAGCTGATCGGCCGCCCGGCCGAATGGCTCGACGACGACGGCGTCGCACCGGCGGTGCTGATCAAGCAATCCGCTGTCGCCAAGGGTAAGGGCAAGGCTCCGGTCGGCGGTCTCGGCGACCGTGTGCTCGCCAAGATCTTCCCGGCCAAGGAACGGGGCGGCCCGGCGTATACTGCGCGTATCATCAAGGTGCTGGACAAACGCAAGGATGCCGTGCTCGGCGTCTTCCGTTCGACGCCCGGCGGCGGTGGCCGCCTGATGCCGATCGAAAAGCGCGGCGAGGAGATCCTTGTTGATCCAGAGTTCACCGGCAATGCGCAGGACGGCGATCTGGTCGAAGTGCAGCTCTCGCGGCATGGCCGCTACGGGCTGCCACGCGCCCAGGTGCAGAACGTCATCGGCTCGGTTGCGTCCGAAAAAGCGATCTCGATGATCGCCATCCACGCGCACGGCATCCCCCATGTCTTTCCGGACCGGGTGATCGAAGAGGCAAATGCCGCCGGCCCCGCGACCATGGCGCACCGCGAGGACTGGCGCACGCTGCCGCTCATCACGATCGACCCGGCCGATGCGAAGGATCACGACGACGCTGTGCATGCCGAGCCGGACCCGTCCGAAGACAATCCCGGCGGCGTCATCGTCACCGTCGCGATTGCCGACGTCTCCTATTATGTTCGGCCGAAGTCCGCGCTGGACCTGGAAGCGCTGAAGCGCGGCAACTCGGTCTACTTCCCCGACCGGGTGGTGCCGATGCTGCCCGAGCGGATCTCCAACGATCTCTGCTCCCTCAAGGAAGGCGTCGACCGCCCGGCGCTAGCCGTGCGCATGCGCTTCTCGAAGGAGGGCCGCAAGGCCGGCCATACTTTCCACCGCATCATGATGAAGAGTGCTGCGAAGCTCTCCTACCAGCAGGCCCAGGCGGCGATCGACGGCAATCCTGATGAAAAGACCGGGACGATCCTCGACACGATCCTGAAGCCGCTGTGGGAAGCCTATCGCATTCTCACGCGCGGCCGTGACCGGCGCCAGCCGCTCGAGCTCAACATGCCCGAGCGCAAGATCATCCTGAAGTCCGACGGCACGGTCGACCGTGTCTTCATTCCCGAACGTCTCGACGCCCACAAGCTGATCGAGGAGATGATGATCCAGGCCAACGTCGCCGCTGCGGAGACACTGGAGCAGAAGCGCCAGGTCCTGATCTACCGCGTGCACGACCAGCCCTCGCTCGCCAAGCAGGAGAGCCTGCGCGAATTCCTGGCGACGCTCGACATCTCGCTCGTCAAGGGCGGCAACATGCGCTCGAATCATTTCAATGGCATCCTCGCCAAGGCCGAAGGCAAGCCCTTCGAGACGATGGTCAACGAGATGGTGCTTCGCTCTCAGAGCCAGGCGATCTACAGCCCGGAAAACATCGGGCACTTCGGCCTGAACCTTTTGAAGTACGCGCATTTCACCTCGCCGATCCGGCGCTATGCCGACCTTATCGTGCATCGGGCTCTGGTTGCATCGCTCGGTCTCGGTGAAGGCGGTCTGACGCCGCAGGAAGAGAGCGTGCTCGACGACATCGCCGCGGAGATCTCGACCTTCGAGCGGCGCGCCATGGCAGCAGAGCGCGACACCGTCGACCGGCTGATCGCGCACCATCTGAATGGCCGCGTCGGCGAAGAGTTCGAAGGCCGTGTTTCCGGTGTCACCAAGGCGGGACTCTTTGTCACCCTGCCCGCCTATGGTGCCGACGGTTTCGTTCCTATATCTACGCTCGGACGCGACTACTTCATCTACGATGAGGCGCATCAGGCGCTTTCCGGTGAGAAAACCGGACTCGGCTATCGCCTCGGCGATCCGGTGCGCGTCAAGCTCGTCGAGGCGGTTCCGCTTGCGGGTGCGCTCAGGTTCGAGATGCAAAGCGAGGGGCGCAAGATGCCGACGGCGACACGCTCCTTCCACAAGTCCGGCCGTCGCGATCGCACCGGAGCAAGCAAGAAGCCGGGAACTCGGCCGCCGAGAGGCAGGCGATAG